The Anaerolineae bacterium genomic interval CGGGTCGTCCGTTTGGGTAATAAAAGCTTCGAAATGGCTTATCGAGTCGAAGATGGTGACAACCATGCCGAGTTCGCCACGGCTTCGACCATCCAGGTTGCCTATGACTATCGGCAGCAGAAGTCGATTCCCATCCCGGAAGCATGGCGCAGAGCGATCAGCGCATTTGAAGGGCTGGAAAATCCTTCCTCATCCTCTCAGTTACAGGAGAACTCATGACAACGTTACCCGCCATTGATTCAGAATATCTGCTCAATGTATTGTCTCGACTTCTAAACATTCCCAGTCCAACGGGATTTGCCCAGCGCGCCATACAGTATTGCGAAGAGGTTTTAAGTCCGTTTTCGACTTTAAAGGTGCGCCAGAATCGCAAGGGAGCGCTGATTGCGGAGTGGGAAGGTGAACGAACCGATTCTCCGCGCGGCGTCACTGCCCATGTGGATACCCTTGGGGCAATGGTGAAGGAGATCAAAGCGAATGGGCGGTTGAAATTGACCCAGTTGGGTGGGTATCCATGGAATACGGTCGAGGGAGAAGGCTGTACGGTATTTACCCGAGAAGGAAAAACAGTGCGGGGCAGTCTGTTGATTACCAAAGCCTCGGCGCACGTCTATGGCAAACAAGTCAGTGAACTCAGCCGCGAAGCCGACAACCTGGAAGTGCGTTTAGATGCCCGCACAACCAACGCCGAGCAAACCCGCGCTCTGGGTATTGAAGTGGGCGATTATGTGGCTTTTGACCCGCGCCTCGAGATCACCGAAGGGTTTGTCCGCTCACGCCACCTGGATGATAAGGCGGGGGTTGCCTGTATGCTTGCAGCCATCAAAACTCTGTACGATGAAGGGTTGCGACCGCGACAGACCACAACTTTCTTGATCTCGAATTACGAGGAGGTGGGACACGGTGCAGCAAGTGGCTTTCCGCCGCAATTAGCAGAGCTTTTAGTGGTGGATATGGCGGCAGTTGGTGAAGGACAAACCTCCGATGAATTTCATGTTTCGCTCTGTGTCAAGGATTCGGGCGGCCCCTATCATCACGAATTCAGCCAGAAACTAAGGCGTATTGCCGATCAGGCTGCAATTTCTTATAAAGTGGATACGTATCCATATTATGGCTCGGATGGTGAAGCTTACTGGCGAGCGGGAGGGGATGTTGCGGTAGCTTTGATTGGTCCAGGTGTGGATGCATCCCATAACTACGAACGAACCCATCTGGAGGCCCTCCTGGCAACAACTCAATGGATTGTGGCTTATCTATTGAGCGAGTGAGATCATGGATTTTGATGCTACGCTCTCTCCTACCAATCTTTCTGCGGTCGCTGAAATTGCTCGGGCTGCTGAAAAGATCGGCTTTGATGCCTTGTGGTGCCCGGAAACCAGCCATGATCCCTTTCTACCGGGCGTGTTGATTGCCGAACACACCCAGAGATTGCGCTTTGGCACTGCCATCGCCGTCTCTTTTGCGCGTAGCCCGACCACCCTTGCCTATACCGCCTGGGATTTAGCGCAATACTCGCAGGGGCGCTTCCTGTTGGGCTTGGGCACCCAGGTGAAGGCACATATCGAACGGCGCTTTGGAATGCCCTGGCCCGAGTCTGTAGTTGGCAAACTGCGCGAGCAAATCCTGGCAATTCGGGCTTTGTGGGATTGCTGGCAGAATGGAACACCGCTAAATGTGCGCGGTGAGTACTATCGTCTGAATCTCATGTCGCCTTTCTTCAACCCGGGTCCGATTGCTCAGCCGCGCATCCCGATTTTTATTGCCGGTGTCAACCCCGGTTTGGCACAACTGGCCGGTGAAGCTGCGGATGGCTTTCTGGCTCACCCTTTTCATTCGGCAGAGTACTTAACTGATGTGATAGTCCCGGCTATTCAGCGCGGCGTGCAGAGAAGTCAGCGAGCAAGAGAAGCGGTGCAACTCAGTGTTACCGTCTTTACTGCCACCAACAAGGAGGAAGCCGGGTTCATTCGCTCCCAAATTGCTTTCTACGCTTCGACGCCTTCCTATCGGCGTGTCCTGGAGCATCATGGATGGGGGGAAATTGGTGAGAAGCTTTCCACTCTTGCCAGTCGTGCCCAATGGGGAGACATGCCAGCCTTGATTGACGACACCATGTTGGAAACCTTCGCAGTTGTCGCCGAGCAAAAGCATCTGGCAGAAAAGCTGGTCCAGCGCTATGCCGCCCTCGCCCAACGTCTGGCGTTGTATCTTCCTTTTGTGCCTGGCCAGCAAGATGCCTTTTGGCTTGATTTAGCAGAAGTAATTCGCTCTGTATGAACCAGGACGAAGAAGCGGTTTTTGAGCGTGAGCGGATGCGCATGGTAGATGAGCAGTTGCGTCGGCGGGGGATTCATGAGCCGCGCCTGCTCCAGGCTATGCTGAAAGTACCCCGCCACCGCTTTGTCCCAGCGGAGCACCGTCACCTGGCTTATGTTGATGGGCCGCTCCCCATTGGCGCCGGTCAAACCATCTCTCAACCCTATATTGTGGCTTTAATGACCCAGCTTCTCCGCCTGGAGGGTGATGAAAATGTTTTGGAAGTCGGCACTGGTTCGGGTTATCAGGCAGCCATCCTCGCCGAACTTGCCCGTAAGGTGCATACGATTGAACGCCATGCCGAGCTGGCTGAACGCGCCAGACTGATCTTGCAGGAATTAGGCTATCAGAATATCCAGATCCATGTCGGCGATGGTTCGCTTGGCCTGGCTGAGTTTGCTCCTTATCAGGCGATTATCGTTACTGCGGCGGCTCCCAAAGCGCCACAGGCTCTGCTGGAGCAATTGGACGAAGGTGGGCGGCTGGTCATCCCTGTAGGTGGGCAATGGGGGCAGATGCTGGAGCGGTGGACACGTCACGGCGCCCGTTATGAGCAAGAGGAATTTGTGCCGGTCTCCTTTGTTCCGCTGCGCGGCGAGGCCGGCTGGAAAGATGAGCGCTGGGAGTGGGATTGAACTGCTCAGGCGTTGCTGATCGTGATAAACACCATTGGTCGGCGCTTGGTTTTGTTGTAGAGAAACGACTTTAAAGACTGCTCCAGATCGTTCTGCAAGCGACCGTTGCTGGTGCAATCTACCGTTTTGCGTACCAGTTGACGGGTTTCGGCGATCAGTTCATCCATCTCATCGGCGCTCACAAAACCGCGCGTGATAACCTCCGGTTCGTCCAGCAAGCGACAGGAACGCCGATCTAAAACAAGATTGACCAGAACAAAGCCATCGCGGGCAAGGATTTCGCGCTCGCGCACCAGGTCAGGACTGACATCCCCTACCGAAGCGCCATCGACAAAGACATATCCACCCGGTACGCGCTCGCCAACGCGCAGTTGATCCTCACTCAGTTCGAGCACCATACCATTTTCTACAATGGCGATCCGCTCGGCTGGAATACCTACCTCCTGGGCAAGGCGAGCGTGCTGGTGCAGGTGACGTAACTCGCCATGGATGGGGATTAAAAACTTCGGCCGCACGAGGTTCAGCATCAGCTTAATCTCCTCCGCGCTGGCATGACCGGAAACATGCACGGGTGCGATGTCCTCGTAGATGACGTTTGCCCCTCGCCGAAAGAGGCGGTTGATCGTGCGGTAGACGCTTTCTTCGTTCCCCGGAATCGGGTGGGAAGAAAGAATGACCGTATCGCCGGGTAAAATATCGAATTGACGGTTGGTGCCGGTGGATAATCTTCCCAGAATTGAACTGGGTTCCCCCTGGGTACCGGTGGACATCAAGACCACCTCGCTGGGGTTCATACGCAAGGCTTGTTCAATGGGAACAATAGCCTCGTCGGGGATTGCCAGATAGCCCAATTTCCGGGCGATGCGGGCGTTTTCCACCATACTTGCCCCGACAAAAGCCATTTTGCGTCCATAACGGATTGCAGCGTTAGCGACCTGTTGCATGCGAGAAATTAAAGAGGCGAAACTTGCCACGATAATCCGTCCCTGCGCTTCGCGAAAGACGCTGTCGAAGGCAGCATCAATCACCCGCTCGGAGGGAGTCCATCCTGGCCGTGTAGAATTGGTCGAATCGGCCAGCAGGGCTAAAACCCCTTGTTGGGAATATTCAGCCAGCTTGGCAAAATCGGTCGGCCAGTTATCGACGGGTGTATGGTCGAATTTATAATCGCCGCTGTGAACCACCAGACCAACCGGCGTGCGGATGCCCAACCCCACCCCATCCGGGATCGAGTGACAGACGTGAAAAAACTCCACGTCAAAGACCCCAATCTGCAACCGCTCACCGGCTCGCACTGTGTTTAACTTCAGCCTGCTCAACAAACCGTTGCGGGCAAGTTTGGCTTCCAATAAGCCAAGGGTAAGGGCAGTGGCATAAATTGGGGCTTGAACCTGCTCCAAAACATGGCGCGCCGCGCCGGTATGGTCTTCGTGACCGTGGGTGAAAACGATCCCAACCACTTTGTGGCGATTTTCGAGCAGATATTGAAAATCGGGGATGATGTAATCGATCCCCAGCATATCGTTTTCTGGGAACATTAAGCCGGCATCAACCACGAGGATTTGGTCGGCGTATTCGTAGACCATCATATTCTTGCCTACTTCTCCCAATCCCCCAAGGGGGAGAATACGTAAAATTCTTTCTTTCATACTTTCTACAGTCCTTTGTAAAACCAAGGTTAATCAGAATCAAAACAACAGCCCGAACGGCAAATCACCGACCGGGCTGCTGGGTTGAGTCAAGATGGATTATGGAATGATTCCGAAAGTTCAAATATCTTTTCCTTCTAAATCTCCAACAACGTCCTCAATCGGCAAACTTTGCCAATCAGATGCGATTTTATTTTAACATTTGGGAAAGATTTTGTCAAAGTCGGTTTTGACTCATTGACGAAGATAAAACTTCTGCTGTTGAGAGAATATACCCACTTTGTGTTATCATTACTTAAGCGGACGAAGGGAGTGGTGAATGGACGTTAGCGATTTGCAGTCTCCAACGGCTTTTCTCAAGCGGATGTTGGGCGATTTGCCCATTTCCACGGTACTGAGTGATTATGAACAATGGTGGGTTGCGGAGGGGATGGAGATCTCCAATCAGGTTGACCGAGGCGGCACGCCATGGTTACGCATGTTCGATGCGTTAGGCAAGCGCGTGGACGAAATCCTCTACCCTGCTGCCTATTGGCGGGCTTTGCGCCAGGGATATAAAGCCGGGCTGGTATGGCGCGCCTTTGAAGGTGGTTCGTTAGCAGACTGTTATTTACTGGGATACATCACGGCATTTTTTGACGCGGGGATGTACTGTCCCTATACCGTTTCACTCTCCACCGCTGTTCCCCTGTATAAATACGGCGATCCGCAAGTAAAAGAATGTTTTCTACCTCCACTATTACGCAAAGATGATCAGGTTTGGCAGGGGGCAACCTGGATGACCGAAGCAGGTGGTGGCTCCGATCTGGGAACGTATGTCGAAACACGCGCCCGGCAAACATCGCAAGGATGGCGGCTGACGGGTGAAAAGTATTTTGCCAGCAATGCAGGTGCTGAACTGGCGCTTGTTGCGGCGCGACGAACCGACGCGCCGCCTACTGTAAAAGGGCTTTCTCTCTTCCTTGTGCCGCGCTACCGGGCGGATGGTAGCTTGAATTATACAATTCGACGCTTGAAAGATAAAATCGGCACGCGCAGTGTCCCTACTGGAGAGGTGGAATTTCAGGATAGCGAAGCTTACCTGTTGGGGCAGGCTGAGCAGGGTATTTATCTGATTCTCGAAACACTGAATCTCTCGCGGGTTGCCAACAGTATTGGCAGCGTTGCCCTGATGCAGCGTGTCCTGGCAACCGCCGCCGATTTTGCCACCCGAAGGGTGGCTTTTGGCAAACCAATTGGCGAACAGCCACTTTTACGGCGCCAATTTGAAGAGTGGCTCAGTCTTCACAAGCAATCTTTCTGCCTGGCCTGGGAGGCCGTTCAATTGCTTGAAAATGTATGGAAAGAATCCCCTCCTTATCCTTCCCGTTACCACCTGTTTCGGTTGGTAGCTCATCTGGCAAAATATTTCACGGCTGAACTGGCGGTGCAAACTGCTAAGTGGGCAATGGAAGTGTATGGCGGCATAGGGGTTCTGGTCGAATATGGCGTAGAGCGCTGGTTGCGGGAAGCGCTGATTCTGCCCATCTGGGAGGGCACGCCCCATCGCCAGATTTTGGATGGACTTGAAGCCATGGAACGGAAACGCGCTCACGAACGCCTTTTCGATGCCCTTGCCCCCTTTGCCGAGCCACAGGCTTATGAAGAGATGATCTCTCAAGTGGATGCCTTGCTCTCTCTGCCGCAAGAGGAAAAAGAGGCCCAAAGCGAGCGTGTCTTTCATCGCCTGGCAGTTTTTGCGGCTGAAAGTCTGTGCCGGAAGCATACCTTCCTGCAACAGGCACAGGAATACCGGATAGGTTGACCTCCTGGAACTTTGGAGTGCAAGGAACGTTTATGGCTGCCCAAGTCTTTGGAGAACTGCGTCGAAATGCTAGCCGGGCCGATTAACGCGCAATAGTTGACCGACCATTTGCGGTTGAGCCTGAAGTGCCGTATGAATCCGTTGTGCCAGAGCCCGAAAGTCGGGATCGAACGTGCAGACAATAATGCCTGCATGATCGTTATTTATCTGATGCAAGCGAATAAAATGTTTGCGATTCAGGGTGACCAGGATTCGCTCTTGAGCTCTGGCAAATGCCAGTACCTCTTCATCAGGAATTGCCTGGCTTGCTTGACCGCTTACATAACTGGTTAGCACATCATGCCCAAGTCTTCGTAATTCCTCAACGGCTGGCAAGGGAAAATTTTCGTTGGCGTATAACCGTGCCATTGATTATGCGGTCTCGTTCTCGAGGATTTGTTGCTCAATCTCTTCTCGATGTAGGCGGTAATAAGCCCAGGCATTTACCAGGTCTTCTGACCGGAGACTTGGATAACTACGTAGAAGGTCTGCTTCACTTGCTCCCAATCGTCTGGCTTGTACCAACACCCAAACCGGAATCCGTGTGCGCACAATGCATGGCTCGCCACCGCAAACGTTTTGTGTGCTCTCGATTCCGGGGAATGCATCTCCCAGATCACGCACGATCCATTGCAACACTTGCGCTTTCTCGGCACGGGTTATCTTTCCTAGAAGCTGTTCAATTTCTTCAAGCACCTTCATAAATTGTTTCTCCATATCAGTGTTGCATCTGATCGATTTGAAGTCAGCTTAAAATCTAATCTCTTGCTGTTGTTACAACTGGCCTCTTCACACACTCTCAATGAAAAATTGAAAGAGATGCCATGAGGATACCCTGAATTTCGTCAAAACTAGAATAACCAAATGTGATGCAAAAGTCAAGCCTATATGGAGGTTGAGGTAGACCAAATCCACATTCAAAATCTTGTCTGAATTTTAGCGTACCGCTGAAACGGTCGGTTTCTGAAAAAGTTGTTCCCGAATTTGGGCAACCTGACGGCGCAGTTGCTCATTCCGCTCCAGTAAATCTTCGATTTTTTCACAACCATACAGAATGGTCGTGTGATCTCGTCCACCTAAGAGTTCGCCAATTTGTGGCAGAGAACATTGTGCTTCCTTGTGCAGGAGATACATGGCAATCTGGCGAGGTAGGGCAACTTCTCGACTTCTCTCGGCGCTCAATAACCTCTGTTGGGGGATATTGTAAAGCTGACAAACGGCTTCGATGACTTCTTCTGGCTTAATCTCTGAGCGATGGGGAATAAAATCACTTAAGATCGTCTCAACCAGTTGGGGGGTAATGGGATCACCACTGAGCTGGGCATAGGCTACCACTCGGTTTAGGGCACCCTCCAGCTCGCGAATATTGGACTGTACCCGCTTGGCGATCCGTTCCAGTAATTCAGCGGCGATGGTGTACCCGTTTCTTTCTGCCTTGTGGCGCAGGATGGCAATGCGGGTTTCAAGGTCAGGAGGTTGAATGTCTACTGTCAAGCCCCATTCTACCCGAGAACGTAAGCGTTCCTCGAGAGTCACCAGGGCTTTCGGCGGTCGATCGGAAGAGATCACGATTTGCTTGTTTTGCCCATGCAGGGTGTTGAAAGTGTGAAAGAACTCTTCTTGTGTGGACTCTTTGCCGGCAATGAATTGAATATCGTCGAGCAACAAGAGGTCAATACGGCGATATTTATCTCGGAAGGATTGCGTGTTTTGCGATCGAATGGCGTTGATTAAGTCGTTGGTAAACTCTTCAGCCGAAACGTACAGAACCTGTAGGCCTCGCTCGTGGCAGACATTGCCAATTGCATGAAGTAAATGGGTTTTACCTAACCCCACCCCACCGTAGATGAAGAGCGGGTTATAAGCGATGGCCGGTTTATCGGCTACAGCAAGAGAGGCGGCATGGGCGAGACGATTATTGGCTCCGACAACGTAATTATCGAAGGTATAACGGGGGTTTAAACTTCCGTTTCTGGGCGTGACCGTTGTCGATTGCAAAGGGTATTCGGCTTCCTCGTCTTTGATGGGATCGTCGATGGGGGATGGATCTTTCCAAACCGTAAAGCGCACCTGTACCGAACGCCCCATCAGGCCAGTCAAAAGACGGCTGATAGCGCTGGTCAGGCGGCTTTGTAGCCAGTCACAGGCGTAAGCATTGGGAGCTCCGATGATAAAACAACCGTCTTCGTAGGCGACAAATTCTGCGTCACGTACCCAGGTGTCAAATGCTGCCCGAGGCATCTCAATTTGCAGTTGTCCCATCGCGGCTTGCCAGGCTTGCTCTGCTTTCATGCCCTGTCTCCTCGTTTTCGGGATTAGGCGACACTTCACCCTTCCCCAGCTCTCCCATACGGCTGGAATTCGGCATGTGGTGGTATGCAGTTTCGGATACTGGCTATAGGTTTACGACGCTCAACACATTCTACAAGGGCGATTGATGTGTCGTAACCATTTTACGAAAGAAACCAGATCTGTGCAAGACGATTAACCTACGTTTGGCTAAAAAAATTGAAAATTTTAAGGTCGGTAACTCGTTGGATTTCCCGGCGAGTTGTTTTTTCATTTGCAACGAATTGCAAAATGATTTAGCCAAATTGTAGGAAGTCTCCTTTGATACCCACCATATATGGGGGTAGTTAGAGAATACAGGTCTAATCGAGGGCGATTTATAGACTTAAACCTTAAAAATGTTTAGCAAAGATTTTACGCGCAATTGTGCACTTTCGCTCGAGAAGATATAAACAACTTTCCTATGGAATGTTAACGATTTTCTTGCATAGATGGGGTAACCTTTAGCAGGATAGAACCCAAAAAACTAGAAGAGAGGAGAGAATTATGTCGAAAATTATTGGTATCGACCTTGGAACAACCAACAGCGTGGTAGCTGTGATGGAAGGCGGCGACCCGACCGTAATCCCCACTGCGGAAGGTGGACGGCTTTTGCCTTCAGTCGTGGCCTTCAATAAAAATGGCGAGCGCCTGGTAGGTCAGACTGCCAAACGACAGGCGGTTATCAATCCGGAGAACACCATTTATTCCATCAAGCGCTTCATGGGGCGTCGTTTCGATGAAGTGGAAACCGAGCGCAAGATGGTCTCCTATCAGGTCGTGCGAGGACCTGCGAATGACGCGCGCGTGAAGATCCCGGTTACCGGTCGCGAGTATAGCCCGCAGGAGATCTCGGCGATGATCCTCGCCAAGCTGAAAGCCGATGCCGAAGCCTATCTGGGTGAACCCGTTACCAAAGCGGTGATCACTGTGCCGGCCTACTTCAACGATAGCCAGCGCCAGGCAACCAAAGATGCCGGACGGATTGCCGGTTTGGATGTGGTGCGCATTATCAATGAGCCAACGGCAGCGGCTCTGGCGTACGGGCTTGACAAGAAAGAAAATGAAACTATCCTGGTCTTTGATCTGGGTGGTGGTACCTTCGATGTCAGCATTCTGGAGGTTGGCGACGGCGTCATTGAAGTCAAAGCGACCAATGGCGACACCCACCTGGGTGGGGATGACTGGGATGAGCGCATCGTGAACTGGGTGGCGGAGGAGTTCAAAAAAGAACATGGGATTGACCTGCGCACCGACCGCCAGGCATTGCAACGCCTGCGCGAAGCAGCCGAGAAAGCCAAAATCGAGCTTTCCAGCGTGATGGAGACGGAGATCAATCTGCCCTATATCACCGCCGATGCTTCCGGTCCAAAGCACTTACAAATGAAGCTTACCCGTGCCAAATTTGAACAACTTACCGAGGACCTGGTTGCCCGACTGCGCGGGCCGTTTAATGCCGCCTTAAACGATGCCGGCTTGAAAGCTTCGGATATTGATGAGGTTGTCCTGGTTGGTGGTGCGACCCGCATGCCGATGGTCCAAGACCTGGTCCGTTCGCTGACCAACAAAGAACCTCATAAAGGCGTCAACCCTGACGAGGTAGTTGCAGTCGGTGCGGCTATCCAGGGTGGTGTCCTGGCGGGTGAAGTCAAAGATGTGCTTCTGTTGGATGTTACGCCCTTATCGCTCGGCGTTGAGACACTTGGCGGTGTGATGACCACCCTCATCGAGCGCAATACGACCATCCCCGTGCGCCGCAGTGAGATCTTCTCGACCGCCGAGGATAACCAGACAGCCGTGGATATCCACATCTTACAGGGTGAACGGCCAATGGCAGCCGACAACATGAGCTTGGGTCGTTTCCGCCTGGAAGGCATTCCTCCGGCACCACGGGGTATACCCCAAATCGAAGTTACCTTCGATATTGACGCCAACGGCATTCTCAATGTCACGGCCAGAGACAAGGCAACCGGCAAAGAGCAAAAAGTGACCATCACGGCTTCGACCAACCTGAACAAGGACGAGATCGAGCGCATGATTCGGGAAGCTCGTGAGCACGAAGCAGAAGACCGGCGGCGCCGCGAACTGGTTGAGGCGCGCAATATGGCTGATCAGATAGCCTACCAGACTGAGAAGACGCTGCGCGAGTTGGGTGATAAAGTTCCGACTGCCGAGCGCGACTCGATCCAACGAAAGATTGCAGACCTGCGCCAGGCTGCCCAGGGTGATGATATCGAGAAGATTCGCCGTCTTACCGAAGAGTTGCAAAACGCTTTTCACGCGATTAGCCAGCAACTCTACGCTCAACAGGCACAAAGCACATCTTCTGGCAGCGGCAATGGTCGTTCAGGTACCAGTGGCGAAGGTGAAGTCGTCGAAGGGGAGTTTCGCGAAGCCTGAGATTGGTAAGAAAAACGTGGGAGCGTCACGCTCCCACGCCATTTCTTTTGCCGGTTTCGACGGGCAATGAATTCACTTGCGTCGGTTTTGCAAGGTGCGGTCAAACAATTGCTCGAATTGTTGATCGGGTGCTTTTTTCTTTCTCTTGCGCACTCCAACCAGCGACCCCAGCTTGACATTCGAGCGTTCCATTGCCTCTCGCAGAGCAATTTCCATTGCGGTTGGTTCGCTTTCACTGACGGGGGGTGGATTGAGCGGCTCTTTTTCCGTTTCTTTCTCCGCAGCCACGGCTTTGCTCTGCGATGGCGTAGTGGGTTGCGGCGGGGCTTCCAATGCTTTCATCGAAAGCTTAATTTGCTTCTTGCGTCGGTTGACCTCCAGCACCTGAGCCTCGATTTCATCACCTTCCTTCACCAGGTCGGAGGGCGACTTGATATAACCATGCGTCATCTCGCTGATATGCACCAGACCAGGCCTTTCAGCGCCAATATCCACAAAAATTCCAAACTTCTCGATGCGGGTAACTTTTCCTTTTACAACCATCCCTTTATTGATTTCACGCCACTCTAAATCGAGGGGTTTAATCATGGTTAATTCCAGGCGTTGCTTTTTTGCATCTACTCTGCGAACCCAAACTTCGACTGGTTGTCCGACCTGTACGACATCCTCGACCCGTTTGGTTTCACCTGCCTGTAATTGGGAAATATGCACAACGCCGGGTATGGCTAAGCCCACATCAACAATGGCACCGGCGATGTTGATCTTTTTGACCACACCGTTGAACTTCATCTTGCGTTTGATCCCTTCCAGGGGGATCGGCTGTTCTGTTGTTGGGGCTGCTATCTCGTTTGCTTCCATAGCGCCACTCTCCACAATCTCTAAGAATAAGATAACCACCTTAAAGGCGGAAAATTGCAGTCCAGGTAACGGTAATGACCGCGAATTGAGATTATACCCCTTTGAAGGGGAAATGTCAAAGTGTATTCCCGATTCAAACATTAACAAATTTTTACTTCCGCCTCTTGGCAGGAAAGTATGATAGGACTATAATCATCTGATATTTAGCGCGTTGAGAGAGAGGTGAAAGATGCCGATCTATACGTATCATTGCGACAATTGTGGTATCCGATTTGAACAACAGCAACATTTTAGCGATCCTCCTTTGGTTCGTTGTCCTGAATGCAACAAGAACGCCTTGAGAAAAGTTTATACGCCCGTCGGGATCGTCTTCAAAGGATCAGGTTTTTACGCTACCGATCATCGCTCCCCGTCTGGGGCAAGCCGCAGCTCAGCAAGTTCGGAGCGGGAGTCTTCCACATCAACGACGAAAACTGAGACGGCGAAGACTGAGACGGCTACTCAATCCACCCCATCGAAAGGAGAGTCAACATGAAACCCGAAGAATTACTCAAAACTGTCAAAGCCGATCAGGTCAAATTTATCTCGCTCCAGTTTACCGATGTCACAGGAGCAGTCAAATCGGTAGATATACCGGTGAATCGTTTACCTCAGGCGT includes:
- a CDS encoding SSU ribosomal protein S1p — translated: MEANEIAAPTTEQPIPLEGIKRKMKFNGVVKKINIAGAIVDVGLAIPGVVHISQLQAGETKRVEDVVQVGQPVEVWVRRVDAKKQRLELTMIKPLDLEWREINKGMVVKGKVTRIEKFGIFVDIGAERPGLVHISEMTHGYIKSPSDLVKEGDEIEAQVLEVNRRKKQIKLSMKALEAPPQPTTPSQSKAVAAEKETEKEPLNPPPVSESEPTAMEIALREAMERSNVKLGSLVGVRKRKKKAPDQQFEQLFDRTLQNRRK